Proteins encoded within one genomic window of Pedobacter africanus:
- the atpF gene encoding F0F1 ATP synthase subunit B — MNPLVLPSIGLVFWTTVAFVGLLILLRKFAWKPILASIHEREQSIDEALNKAELAKLEMARLTTQNEELIKQARAERDLILKEAKTLKDNIVNEAKTQAHNEGAKLIEKAKIEIENQKKAALAELKSQVSTLSLDIAERVLRNQLQDKAKQEDLVANLLKDVELN, encoded by the coding sequence ATGAACCCTTTAGTTCTCCCAAGTATAGGATTAGTTTTTTGGACAACAGTAGCTTTTGTTGGTCTGTTGATTTTGCTTAGGAAATTTGCCTGGAAACCAATCCTGGCTTCCATTCACGAGCGTGAGCAAAGCATCGATGAGGCTTTAAATAAAGCTGAATTGGCTAAGCTTGAAATGGCACGTTTAACTACTCAGAACGAAGAGTTGATTAAACAGGCTCGTGCTGAGCGCGACCTGATCCTTAAGGAAGCAAAGACGCTGAAAGATAATATTGTTAATGAGGCTAAAACGCAAGCGCATAACGAAGGTGCCAAACTGATTGAAAAAGCAAAAATTGAGATCGAGAATCAGAAGAAAGCAGCTTTAGCGGAATTAAAAAGCCAGGTTTCCACTTTATCACTGGATATTGCTGAACGCGTATTGCGTAACCAGCTTCAGGATAAAGCTAAGCAGGAGGATTTAGTTGCTAATCTTTTAAAAGATGTTGAATTAAACTAA
- the atpE gene encoding ATP synthase F0 subunit C, whose protein sequence is MVGSIAAIGAGLAVIGAGIGIGQVGGKAMEGIARQPEAASKIQTAMIIAAALIEGAALFGVVVSLLGLQV, encoded by the coding sequence ATGGTAGGTTCAATCGCGGCGATAGGTGCCGGTTTAGCAGTAATTGGTGCCGGTATCGGTATCGGTCAAGTTGGTGGAAAAGCAATGGAAGGTATTGCTCGTCAGCCAGAAGCTGCATCAAAAATTCAAACTGCGATGATTATCGCTGCTGCCCTTATTGAGGGTGCTGCTTTATTCGGTGTGGTAGTTTCATTATTAGGCTTACAAGTTTAA
- the atpB gene encoding F0F1 ATP synthase subunit A: MDCSHVFKFKVNRLIVVFALFLAFFSVTSPAFAQVDSAVVSPDSVALATPAHAGQHDTSHGKEKFEPTKVIMEHIADSHMWHLWGHTSLPLPVIVYTPAGLDMFSSGHFHHGEHDYTSAKYTYRLVEDKVKIVGADGQVDEALSAQLLDFSITKNVAAMFVAIAVILIVFISVASAYKKRVGKAPKGLQSFIEPIILFVRDDIAKPNIGHKYEKFMPYLLTVFFFIWINNMLGLVPIFPGGANVTGNIALTFVLAIGTLLIVNLNGNKYYWKHILLPDVPWWLYPIMIPVELIGVISKPFALMIRLFANITAGHIIVLSLISLIFIFETLAMAPVSIAFVLFMDVLELLVAFLQAFIFTLLTALFIGMAVEEHHH, encoded by the coding sequence GTGCTGTAGTTTCACCAGATTCTGTTGCCTTAGCCACTCCTGCACATGCCGGGCAACATGATACGTCACATGGAAAAGAAAAATTTGAACCTACAAAGGTAATTATGGAGCACATTGCGGATTCGCATATGTGGCATTTATGGGGGCACACTTCCTTACCACTTCCGGTAATTGTTTATACACCTGCAGGTTTGGATATGTTCTCTTCCGGTCATTTTCATCATGGAGAACACGATTATACCAGTGCAAAATATACTTACCGTTTAGTAGAGGACAAAGTTAAGATTGTGGGTGCTGATGGTCAGGTTGATGAAGCACTGTCGGCTCAGTTGCTGGATTTCTCTATTACCAAGAACGTTGCGGCAATGTTTGTTGCTATCGCTGTTATTCTCATTGTGTTTATCTCTGTCGCATCGGCTTATAAAAAACGCGTAGGTAAAGCGCCTAAGGGTTTACAGTCATTTATCGAGCCGATCATCCTTTTTGTAAGAGATGACATTGCAAAACCTAATATCGGTCATAAGTATGAAAAGTTTATGCCATACCTGTTAACCGTATTTTTCTTTATCTGGATCAACAACATGCTGGGTTTGGTTCCTATTTTTCCTGGAGGTGCAAACGTAACCGGTAATATTGCCCTTACATTTGTACTGGCGATAGGTACCTTGCTGATTGTGAACTTAAATGGCAATAAATACTATTGGAAACATATCCTTTTGCCGGATGTGCCATGGTGGTTGTATCCAATTATGATCCCTGTAGAGCTTATCGGTGTAATTTCTAAGCCTTTTGCCTTGATGATCCGTTTGTTTGCCAACATCACGGCTGGTCACATCATTGTACTGAGCTTAATTTCACTGATCTTTATATTTGAAACTTTGGCTATGGCGCCGGTATCAATTGCATTCGTGTTATTTATGGATGTGCTGGAATTGCTGGTAGCGTTTTTACAGGCCTTTATTTTTACCTTGCTTACTGCGCTGTTTATTGGAATGGCTGTAGAGGAGCATCATCATTAA